CGGCTACTCCTCGCTGCCGCTCAACCTGGTCCAGGCCGGCTTCGAGCAGATCGCGAAGCTGAAGGCGGCCGACCCGGCTGTCGAGCTCACCAACCGCGACGTCAAGAGCTGCAACAACCCGACCTTCGACGGCAAGAACCCCCACAAGAATCTGCTCGCTCAGAAGGCGCCGAAGCCGCCGGAGTGCGACAAGGAGGGGGCGGGCCCCTGCGGCACCGAGACCGGGACCGGCGAGCCGGCCACCGACGACGCCGCCGCGCCGCCCGCGGACGCACCGCCCGCGGGGGAGGCCCCGCCGGCCGCCGTCGATCCGGCGACCGGGCAGGACGTCCCCGTCGCCGAGAGCGGCACCGTCCCGGTCTCCAGCGGCACCCAGGACGTCTACGCCTCGCCCGACACGCTCTCCGCCGACCGGGCCGGCGACCGGCGCCCGTTCGGCTGGCTGATCGTCGTCGAGCTGCTGGCCCTCGTGCTGTTGCCCGGCCTGCTGGCGGCGGCGTTCCGCCGCCGGCTGATGTCGCGGGGAGCGACCCGATGAGGCCCGCGCCCCGACTCGCCCGGGCACTCCGGCTCGGCGTCGTCGCCCTGGTCGTCGGTGCGAGCGCGGCCACCGGCGTCACCGCACCGGCGCTCGCCGACCGGCCGCAGCCCGTGACGCCGCGCGCCGCGGTCGCCGGCGACGCGTGGAGCCAGACCAGGTCCATGGAGCGCCAGTTCGTCGCCGCCGACGGTACGCCGACCACGATCTCGGACCCGAGCACCGGCAGTCCATGGCAGGTGAAGGTCGACGTCGACCACACCCAGAACCTGCGCGGTCGCGAGCGGGTCGGCATCACCTGGAGCGGGGCCCAGCCCAGCGCCGGCCGGGCCAACGACCCGTTCGGACCCGGCGGTGTGAACCAGGAGTACCCGGTGGTCGTGCTCCAATGCCGAGGGACCGGTGATGCCATCACGCCGGAGACGTGCTGGACGTCGTCCTTCGCGCAGCGCTCCCAGGTTTCCAAGTCGGGCAGTGACGCCGGCTGGACCGAGGACCTGCACGCCGGCGCCGCGGCCAAGGAGAAGGTCTCGTCCAGCAACGGCACCGTGCCGGACGCCGCCACGTGTCCGACGATCGACCGGACGGGTCTGCTCTACACCCGGGTCGTCCCCTTCGTCGCGGCCAATGGGACCGTCTTCCCGGCCTGCGACGCCAAGACCATGCCGCCCGAGGCGGCCGCGGACGCCGCCCTGCCGGCCAACGAGATGTACGCCTTCACCGACGCCGCCGGTGGCGGCAGCATCCAGTTCGAGGTGCGCACCGACGTCGAGAACGAGTCGCTGGGGTGCAGCAAGACGACCGCGTGCTCCATCGTCGTGATCCCGATCGTGGGGCTCAGCTGCGACACCGCCTCGACGGAGGACGCCTCGAAGCTCTCGGTGACCGAGAAGTCGTGCCGGCGTACCGGACAGTTCCTGCCGGGGTCGAGCAACTTCACCAGCATCGGCGTGGACCAGGCGGCATCGCCGCTGCTGTGGTGGTCGGAGTCCAACTGGCGCAACCGCTTCGTCATCCCGGTCACGTTCGGCGACCCGCCGGACACCTGCGACATCCTCGACCCGCGGGTGCCGACGGGCTTCTACGGCTCGGAGCTGATGGCCCAGGCCGCGCTGCAGTGGGCGCCGGCGTACTGCCTGAACAAGAAGCGCTTCAAGTTCCAGCACAACCAGATGCCCGACCAGGCCGGCTTCTCGCTGATGGCCTCGGGCGGCGGTGCGGCTGCGCTGGTGTCGTCGAAGTACGAGGCGACCGGTGATCCGGTCGGCTACGCCCCGGTCGCGCTGACCGGGTTCGGCATCGGCTACATCATCGACAAGCCGGACAACGCCGGCGAGCTCACCGACCTGCGGCTGAACGCCCGGCTGTTGGCCAAGCTGATCACCCAGTCCTACACCGGGTCCAGTTTCGGCGCCGGACACCCGGGCATGGAGCAGAACCCGTGGACCGTCAACCGTGACCCGGAGTTCGTCGCCCTCAACCCGGGCCTCACCGACGAGGCGATGGAAGCGGGGGCGGCCCTGCTCTCCTTGTCGAACTCCTCCGACGTGATCCGTCAGCTCACGGAGTATCTCGCCAGCGACAAGGACGCGATGGCGTTCGTCAAGGGCAAGGCGGACCCGTGGGGGATGCGGGTCAACCCGTCGTACAAGAAGATCAAGCTGCCCCGCGACGAGTGGCCGCTGCTCGACGACTACGTGCCGTCTGGCGGCACGGAGTGCAAGGCGAACAACCCCTCGACGTACTTCAACGACCTCGCCGCGCCGGTGTCCACACTGCGCAAGATCGCCGAGGCGCTGCTCGACGCGTGGCCTAATGTGCAGACGCGCTGCGACACCGATCTCAGCGTCGACCCGCCGATCTACAAGCTCGGTCGCACCGAGCGCCAGCACTACGGCCACCGGCTCATGCTGGGCGTGGTCAGCCTCGGGGACGCCCAGCGCTATGGGCTGCGTACGGCGGGCCTGGAGACCCGCAAGGGCCGGTACGTCACGCCGACGACCGAGTCGCTGACGGCGGCCGTGAAGCTGGCCGAGCCCGCGGGCGGACGTGGCCCGTTCGAGATGGACATGGCTGACCTCCGCAAGGCGGGAAACGCCTATCCGGGCACGATGCTCGTCTACACCGCGGCGCGGCTCCAGAACCTGGACAAGAAGGACGCCGCCAAGGTGGCCCAGTTCGTCCGCACCGCGACCTCGGAGGGGCAGCGGCCCGGCAGCGGCAACGGCCAGCTGCCCGGCGGCTTCGTGCCGATCCGCAAGAGTGGCGCCACCCAGGCGCTGTACGACCGCGCCCAGTCGGTCGCCCGCGCCATCGAGCAGCAGAAGGTGCCGGCCGCGCCCCCGGAGGCGGGCCCCGCGACCGTGACCCCGGGGGCTCCCGAGGCGGTCCCCGCCGGCGAGCCCGTCGCCGCCGCACCCGCTGCGGGCCCGGCCGCTGCCGCACCCGAGGCGCTCACCATGCCGCCGACGAAGGCGGTCTCCTCGGAGTGGAGCGGTCGCCTGCTGCCGGTGCTGCTCATGCTCGGCCTGGTCTTCTCCGTGGTCAGCGCCGTCTCGCGCGTCGTCGTCCTGCGGAGCCGCCGATGACCACGCTCGACGTGCCGCGGGCCGGGTTCCGCGCGGGCCGGCCGGCCGGCCCCCCGAGCCGGGTCGAGACGGCAGGCTCGGTGGTCAGTACGTCGACCACGATGGTCGCCCTGGTCACGCTATGGATGGCGCTGCAGATGCTCGTCCTCGGTGGCGTCGCGCAGGAGCGCAGCCAGTCGCTGCTGTACCAGGAGTTCCGGGCGCAGGTCGCCGCGGCGACCGCGCCGGTCGGTCCGGTCACGGAGCCGGGCGCCCCGGTCGCGCTGCTGGAGATCCCGCGTCTGGGGATGCAGCAGGTCGTCGTCGAGGGGACCGCGTCGGGCGACCTCCTCGCCGGTCCGGGCCACCTCCGCAACACGGTGCTGCCGGGGCAGGCCGGCACGTCGGTGGTGCTCGGCCGCGCGGCGACGTACGGCAGCCCGTTCGCGGAGGTCGACCGCCTCGAGCCCGGTGACCGGATCGAGGTCACCGTCGGCCAGGGCCGCGCCGTGTTCACCGTGCAGGGGCTGCGCCGTAGCGGCGACCCGCTGCCCCAGCCGCTCGCGAGCGGTCGCTCGCGACTCACCCTGGTCACCGCCGAGGGCCAGGGCCGGCTGCGGGCGATCGCTCCGGGTGAGGTCCTCTATGTCGACGCCGAGTCGTCCTCGGCGTTCCCCGCGCCGTCCGGCCTGCCGCCGACGGTGCCCGAGTCGGAGAAGCCGATGGGCATCGACACAGGGGTGCTGCCCCTGCTCGCCCTCGATCTCGCGCTGCTCCTGGCGTTGACCCTCGGGGTCATCGCCGCCCGTCAGAGATGGTCGCTGGTGCACGTGTGGGTGGTTGCGACCCCCCTCGCGATCGCCCTGGCCTGGGTGACGACCGACGGAGTGATGCGGCTCCTGCCCAACCTGACCTGACCGCCGCGGTCGCGGCGTCCGCAACGCGGCTGCACCGGCAGCCGCACGTCCCTCACAGAAAGTCGAACAACGCAATGTCCGTACGCAAGTCCCTCACGGCCACCTTCGCGGCCGCGGTGGCCACGTCGGCGGTGACGATGATCGCCTCTCCGGCCCACGCCGCCTACACCGAGCAGCCCTATGACAGCAAGCCCGCGCCGACCGCGGCCGACCTGGTCGGTGGCGGCTCCGACACGACCATGATCGCCATGTACGAGGTGGCCGAGCTCTGGAACAACGGCGCCAAGGCCGGCTACGGCCAGGCCTTCGACATCGCGTCCTTTGACGCCTTCGGCGGCGGCGACATCCCGCTGGGGAACGGCACCGAGATCCTCCGCCCCAACGGGTCCGGGAAGGGACGAGACGCCCTCATCGCCAACCCGGCGATGGACTTCGCGCGATCGTCCTCCGCGATCAGCGGGTCCGCGGCCGAGACGTTGGAGGGCATCCCGTTCGCTCTGGACACCGTGGAGATGGCGGTGTCCAACAACGGCGGCGGTACGGCCTCGGCCGCTCCCGCGACGCTCACCCTCGAGCAGCTGCAGGACATCTATGACTGCTCGGTGACCAACTGGAACCAGGTCGGCGGCAGCAACGCCCCCATCAGGCCGCTCGTCCCGCAGTCGGGCTCGGGGACGCTGAGCTTCTTCACGTCGAGCCTCGGCGTCGCGACGGGCGCCTGTGTCAAGGACTACATCGACGCCAACGGCAACGGCACCAAGGACCCGGGCGAGGCCAGTGTCCAGGAGCACGACGTCACGGCCGTCCAGACCGACCCGAACGCGATCGTCCCGATCTCCAAGGGCCGTGCGAGTCTGGTGGCGAACAACCCGGTGCGTCTCGTCGGCGGTGCGCAGGTCTCGTTCAAGCGCGCTGTCTACAACCTGGTGCGCGCGACGGAGATCACGAAGCCCGAGATCCAGGCGTTCTTCGGTCCTGACGGCTTCCTGTGCTCCGCGGCCGCCAACGAGGCAATCGCCCGAGGTGGTCTGACCCAGCTCGCCACCGAGGCCAACGACGGCGTCTGTGGTTCGCCGGCCGACAGCACCTCCAACTTCACCACCAACGAGGTCGTGGCCAGCGCGACCACGCTGACCGGTGCCAACCTGGCCGCGGGCGTCCGGCTGACCGCGACCGTCTCCGGCTCTTCGCAGCCGACGGGATCGGTGTCCTTCTACGAGGGTGCGACTCTGCTGCAGAAGGTCACGGTCGTGTCGGGCCAGGGCAACTACGTCGTCCCGTCCCCGACGGTCGGCGCGCACACCTACAAGGCCGTCTTCACGCCCAACAACGCGAAGTTCCTCGGCTCGGAGACGACCACCACGGTGAACTACGCCCCGCCGGCCACCGGTCCGTCCCCGGCCCTCGCCGCGGCCCAGGCCCAGTTCGACAAGGCCCAGGCCAAGGTGAAGAAGGTCAAGAAGCAGCTCAAGAAGGCCACGGGCGCCAAGAAGGTCAAGCTGAAGAAGAAGCTGAAGAAGGCCAAGCAGGCCAAGAAGACCGCCGCCGCCGCGGTCGTCGCCGCGTCCTGACGCGACCCCCGCAGTTCGGCAGTACCCGTATCACCCGCAGCACCGGTGCCGGGCGGCCCACGGGCCGCCCGGCACCTCCCGATGAGAAGAGAGCCATGGACTCCACAGCCGACCAGACCACCGTCCTGCCCGCCGTCGAGGACACGGTCGCCCCCGAGGCCACCGTCGCCCCCGGCGGCGTACCCGCCCCCGGCGTGCTCGCGCAGCTGGAGGCGCGGGAGATCACGGCGTGGTTCGGCGACCACAAGGTCCTCGACCGGGTCTCGCTCACCATGGACGCCGGGCGGATCACCGCCCTGATCGGGCCGTCCGGCTGCGGCAAGTCCACCTTCCTGCGCATCCTCAACCGGATGCACGAGCTGGTCCCGTCGGCGCAGTTGGCCGGCGAGGTGCTGCTCGACGGTGAGGACATCTACGACCCGGGCAAGCGGCTCATCGACGCCCGCCGCTCGATCGGCATGGTGTTCCAGAAGCCGAACCCGTTCCCGGCGATGTCGATCCAGGAGAACGTGCTCGCCGGCCTCAAGCTCACCGGCACCCGGATGCGGAAGTCCGACAAGGACGACCTCGTCGAGTCCTGCCTGGTCAAGGGCGGCCTGTGGAACGAGGTCAAGGACCGCCTCGACGCACCCGGCGGCGGCCTCTCCGGCGGTCAGCAGCAGCGGCTGTGCATCGCGCGGTCGCTCGCGATCCGGCCGCGGGTGCTGCTCATGGACGAGCCCTGCTCGGCCCTCGACCCGACGTCCACCCGGGTGATCGAGGAGACCATGCTCGACCTCGCCCGCGAGGTGACGATCGTGATCGTCACCCACAACATGCAGCAGGCCGCCCGGGTCTCCGACCAGTGCGCCTTCTTCCTCGCCTCCCAGGGCCGGCCGGGCGTGATCGTCGAGCACGGGAAGACCGAGGCGATGTTCCAGAGCCCACAGGACTCCCGCACCTACGACTACGTCAACGGCCGCTTCGGCTGATCATCCCGCCGACCCGTCGCATCTGAACGCCTGAGAGACGCCGACCCGTCGCGTTCAAACGCGCCGGGTCGGCGGTACGCCGTAGGCTGGGCGCCGCACCCCCGGTCGTCCCAGACCGGGGGC
This region of Nocardioides sp. L-11A genomic DNA includes:
- a CDS encoding phosphate ABC transporter ATP-binding protein; the protein is MLAQLEAREITAWFGDHKVLDRVSLTMDAGRITALIGPSGCGKSTFLRILNRMHELVPSAQLAGEVLLDGEDIYDPGKRLIDARRSIGMVFQKPNPFPAMSIQENVLAGLKLTGTRMRKSDKDDLVESCLVKGGLWNEVKDRLDAPGGGLSGGQQQRLCIARSLAIRPRVLLMDEPCSALDPTSTRVIEETMLDLAREVTIVIVTHNMQQAARVSDQCAFFLASQGRPGVIVEHGKTEAMFQSPQDSRTYDYVNGRFG
- a CDS encoding substrate-binding domain-containing protein, encoding MSVRKSLTATFAAAVATSAVTMIASPAHAAYTEQPYDSKPAPTAADLVGGGSDTTMIAMYEVAELWNNGAKAGYGQAFDIASFDAFGGGDIPLGNGTEILRPNGSGKGRDALIANPAMDFARSSSAISGSAAETLEGIPFALDTVEMAVSNNGGGTASAAPATLTLEQLQDIYDCSVTNWNQVGGSNAPIRPLVPQSGSGTLSFFTSSLGVATGACVKDYIDANGNGTKDPGEASVQEHDVTAVQTDPNAIVPISKGRASLVANNPVRLVGGAQVSFKRAVYNLVRATEITKPEIQAFFGPDGFLCSAAANEAIARGGLTQLATEANDGVCGSPADSTSNFTTNEVVASATTLTGANLAAGVRLTATVSGSSQPTGSVSFYEGATLLQKVTVVSGQGNYVVPSPTVGAHTYKAVFTPNNAKFLGSETTTTVNYAPPATGPSPALAAAQAQFDKAQAKVKKVKKQLKKATGAKKVKLKKKLKKAKQAKKTAAAAVVAAS
- a CDS encoding class E sortase, producing the protein MTTLDVPRAGFRAGRPAGPPSRVETAGSVVSTSTTMVALVTLWMALQMLVLGGVAQERSQSLLYQEFRAQVAAATAPVGPVTEPGAPVALLEIPRLGMQQVVVEGTASGDLLAGPGHLRNTVLPGQAGTSVVLGRAATYGSPFAEVDRLEPGDRIEVTVGQGRAVFTVQGLRRSGDPLPQPLASGRSRLTLVTAEGQGRLRAIAPGEVLYVDAESSSAFPAPSGLPPTVPESEKPMGIDTGVLPLLALDLALLLALTLGVIAARQRWSLVHVWVVATPLAIALAWVTTDGVMRLLPNLT